The window GTACGAGTCGGCGGGGTACGGCGTTTCCGTGCGGTTCCACTCCTCCACCACCAGGCGGCGCTCCTCGTCCGACACCAGCGTCAGCCGGTCCACCGGCCGGGTCTCGTCCGCCGCCATCCCCGCGAGCATCCGGCGCAGGTAGCCCGCGTAGCGCTCCACCGTTGCGCGGTCGAACAGCGCCGTCGCGAACACCACCTGGCCCGCGACCCCGCCGTTCTCCTCCCCGAGTTCGAGCGACAGGTCGAGCCCGCCTGTCGAGCACCGCTCCGAAGCAGCCACCGCACCGGGCTCCAGGCCGGGCAGCTCCGGGTCGCTCGCGGGTGCGTCCCGCCACACGAACGCCGCACGGAACAGCGATGTGGCGGAAGCGGCGCCGTCCGGCTGCACGAGCTCCACCACCCGCTGAACGGGAACGTCCTGGTTCCGCAGCGCACCCCGCACCCGCGCCTCGACCCGGCCCAGCAGCTCCGCGGCCGTGGGCGAGCCCGACAGGTCCACCCGCACCGGCAGCGCATTCCCGGAGCACCCGATCACCAGGTCCGCCTGCCCCGACAGCCGGCCCAGCACCGCGGCCCACCCCTCCAGCAGGACCGTGGAGATGTGCGAGCTGTGACGCATTCCGAGCGCTTTCAGGGCCGCAGCCAGCTCCTCGTCCAGTTCGAGCCGAACGATGGCCCCGGTGGGGTCCGGCTGCGCGGGGCGCGGGCGGTCCGCCGGGAGCTCCAGCGGCTCCGGGGCATCCGCCAGCGTCTCCTGCCAGTACTCTGCCTGCTCCCGCGGCAGCCCGTCGCCGATCGCCGGCAGTTCCGCCCGGACCGCGCTCACCGTCACCGGCGGTGTGGAGGAGGTCCGACCAGGAAGCACGTGCATAGACTGTATTCCTCTGGAAAAATCTCGCCTGACACGTGAAATCGCGGGGCCTATGTGCCCCGCGGGATCCCTTGGTCTTGCCAGCTCACGTCATTCTCGACACTCGGTGACCGGCCCGGCCCGAGAGGACCACAGCCTCCCATCACCGCCTCGTGATCGAGGCGGGGGGGAGACGGTCCAATGACCTCTAAGCCTTGGGGAGGATTGCGCGAATGTTGAAAAACAAACGAATTCACGATAATACCGGCGCTTGCCGTGTGTCAACGGGCGTTTGGAGCCTGGCGTGCAGCTCGGGCACGGGGTCAGCGGGGGGACGAGTAGCCGGGTGCATCATGGGGTCCGCTGCGGAATCCATTCGCTGTGCGACTGCTCAGCAGCCGAGTTGTCGTTCGCGGATCATCGAAGCAGCACGGGGTTTCAGGTGACCCCCCCCACACGGCGAGCCTCACCGCCGCCGGACTGTGTGGCGGTGAGCGGTCGGCTGCTCCGTGTTGAAGGCGGCTGCTTGTGGCGATCGTGGCCGGCGGACCGCGCCCGCGGGGGAACCCTGGGCCGCGCGCGGCAGCTGGAGCTGCTTCGCGGGCTCCCGCACCGTCGTGAGCTTCTTCCGGAAGGATCAGCGCGTCGACAGTAAAGAGTACGCCGTGGAATTCTTCGGTCTCCATGGAACGGCCACGCGCCGGTTGTTCTGCGCTCCTCCTTGCATGGCGACGACGCCCATCGTCACCTCCCCGTCGGCCCGTGGATGAACAGCGGTCACTCCGTCATCAGGGTCCTTTCCCCTTGCCTTGTTCCGCTGTAGGATTCACCGTCCGTCGTGACCGCCGTCCCCGGCCTCCGGAGCCGGTGTCCCGGTCGTATCGGGGCCCATACCACGGTTTCCCGGCCCGCGAAGCGGCTCGCGGCGCACCCTCCCGACTCTCGCCCCGCCCCCTCGCTGAAACCCCGTCCACAGGAACGACACCGATGAACCGAGCATCTCGTTGTGTGGTGCTGCTGATCGCGGCGCTGGCCGGGTTCCTGGTGCCCCGAGCGGCATGGGCCCAGGTCACCACCGGGTCGCTCAGCGGCACGGTGACCTCGAGCACCGGCGAGCCCGTGGCGGGCGCCAGCGTGACCGCCGTCCACCAGCCCTCCGGAACGCGGTACTCGGGCGCCACCCGGGCCGATGGACGGTTCCAGCTTCCGGGAATGCGCGTCGGCGGGCCGTACACCGTCACCGTGGCGCGCCTGGGGCTGGGCACCCAGAGCCGCCAGGGGGTCGCCGTGAACCTGGGTTCCACCACCGACCTGTCGTTCCGCCTGGCCGAGGCGACCCTGGTCCTGGACGAGGTGACAGTGCAGGGGCAGCGGGCGGGCGCGGTGTTCAGCCCCGACCGCACCGGGGCGGCGACGACGGTCGCGCGCGAGCAGATCGACGCGATGCCCACGGTCAGCCGCCGCATCGAGGACTTCGCCCGGCTGACCCCCCAGGCGAGCGGCGGGCTGTCGTTCGCGGGCACCGACAACCGGCTGAACAACATCACGGTCGACGGTTCGTACTTCAACAACTCGTTCGGCCTGGCGGGCGCGCCGGGGCAGCGGACGGGCGTGGCGCCCATCTCCCTGGACGCCATCGAGCAGGTGCAGGTGAACGTGGCGCCCTTCGACGTGCGCCAGGGCAACTTCGTCGGCGCGGGGGTGAACACCGTTACCCGCAGCGGCACCAACGAGCTGCATGGCGCGCTGCGGTTCGACTTCCGCGACGAGGGGCTGGTGGGCGACCAGGCCGGCGCCACCCCGTTCACGCCGGCCCAGTTCGACTTCCGGCAGTTCGGCGGCTGGCTCTCGGGCCCCATCGTCAAGAACCGCCTGTTCTTTTTCGTGAACCTGGAGCGCGAGTCGCTGACGGAGCCGGGCACCACCTTCCGGGCGAACACGGGGACCGAGGCCGCCGAGGGGAGCACCACGCGCGTGCTGGAGTCGGACCTGACTGCCCTGAGCACCTTCCTGGGCACCAACTTCGACTACCAGACGGGCCCGTTCCAGGGCTATGAGCACGAAGTTCCCGGTACCCGCTTCCTGGCCAAGCTGGACTACAACATCAACGACGGGAACCGGCTCAGCCTGCGGTACAACCACCTGGATTCCGAGGCCGACGTCCTGCTTTCGAACTCGTCGTCGCTGGGTTTCGGTACCCGGCGCACGAACCTGACCGCGCTGAACTTCCAGGGCTCCAACTACAGCATCACGGAAAACATCCGCTCGCTGGTGGGGGAGTGGAACTCGCAGTTCCGGGGGAACTGGGCCAACAACATGATCCTGGGCTACACCTTCCAGGACGAGAGCCGCGGGACCACGGGCGAGCTGTTCCCCTTCGTCGACATCCTGAACGAGGGAAGCGTGTACACCTCGTTCGGCACGGAACCCTTCACCCCCAACAACGAGCTTCGCTACAGCAGCCTGCAGTTCCAGAACAACGTCACGCGGTTCGGCACCTACCACACGCAGACCTTCGGGATCAGCGCCGAGCGGTACGAGTCGGAGAACGTGTTCTTCCCGGGGTCGCAGAGCGTGTACGTGT of the Longimicrobium sp. genome contains:
- a CDS encoding condensation domain-containing protein, with translation MSAVRAELPAIGDGLPREQAEYWQETLADAPEPLELPADRPRPAQPDPTGAIVRLELDEELAAALKALGMRHSSHISTVLLEGWAAVLGRLSGQADLVIGCSGNALPVRVDLSGSPTAAELLGRVEARVRGALRNQDVPVQRVVELVQPDGAASATSLFRAAFVWRDAPASDPELPGLEPGAVAASERCSTGGLDLSLELGEENGGVAGQVVFATALFDRATVERYAGYLRRMLAGMAADETRPVDRLTLVSDEERRLVVEEWNRTETPYPADSY